A stretch of the Theileria equi strain WA chromosome 1, complete sequence genome encodes the following:
- a CDS encoding signal peptide-containing protein (encoded by transcript BEWA_032880A), protein MKVLAVLWTVSLLGICSASCCGSDVTDGETLDIANPDKNNFLIQGGKLGTLYLHRSGKEITEIFYGRSKIWKAKDGQGCKWVEVAIDNKGNGMAYPTMKNKEYTKIPFNTTVNNTEDSSVSNPSGDSPANEDRNGGSNLNLQGSNNGNKTQKDTKQ, encoded by the coding sequence ATGAAGGTTCTAGCAGTTTTATGGACAGTGTCTTTACTGGGAATATGCAGTGCAAGTTGTTGTGGAAGCGATGTTACAGATGGTGAAACACTTGATATCGCAAATCCAGATAAGAACAACTTTCTCATACAGGGTGGGAAATTAGGAACACTTTATCTCCACAGATCTGGTAAAGAAATAACTGAGATATTTTACGGTAGAagtaaaatatggaaagctAAAGATGGACAAGGGTGTAAATGGGTTGAAGTAGCTATTGATAATAAGGGAAATGGAATGGCATATCCTACTatgaaaaacaaagaaTACACAAAAATCCCCTTTAACACTACTGTAAATAACACTGAAGATAGTTCTGTATCGAATCCATCAGGTGATAGTCCAGCAAATGAAGACAgaaatggaggaagtaaCCTAAATCTACAAGGTAGTAACAATGGTAATAAGACTCAGAAGGATACCAAacaataa
- a CDS encoding hypothetical protein (encoded by transcript BEWA_032870A), translating to MFKMNTYQIDICPTVTPLKGLERKDGENIGDKYNSYIFTAKSEEKFEISAIIYNGKPLKGIVLLNTMVENITIYLDGHNKILLIHTLAFEVGNIYWINQDITKGTESVTFAEFLLKETSHLNTGELGCILSNVTQYGGFNLAKFGEDHVVMRRKK from the coding sequence atgtttaaaatgaATACGTATCAGATAGATATTTGTCCTACTGTTACACCTTTAAAAGGACTAGAACGTAAAGACGGAGAAAATATAGGTGACAAATACAACTCCTATATATTTACTGCaaaatctgaagaaaaatttgaaatatcaGCCATAATTTACAATGGAAAACCACTGAAAGGCATAGTATTGTTAAACACTATGGTTGAAAATATAACTATATATTTAGACGGACATAATAAGATCTTACTAATACACACTTTGGCTTTTGAGGTTGGTAACATTTACTGGATAAATCAAGACATTACCAAAGGCACAGAAAGCGTAACGTTTGCCGAATTTTTACTTAAGGAAACGTCACATCTAAACACAGGTGAACTTGGCTGCATACTATCTAACGTAACTCAATATGGTGGATTCAATCTCGCtaaatttggagaagaCCATGTAGTGatgagaaggaagaagtaA